In Gossypium arboreum isolate Shixiya-1 chromosome 5, ASM2569848v2, whole genome shotgun sequence, a single genomic region encodes these proteins:
- the LOC108453086 gene encoding uncharacterized protein LOC108453086: MLKLRSSGLSCGVCANFRITIPRCYMNSKTTSSIDVKPKVPLYLRPPSFSASLSELTKWHKWAKNLASSVGSSFINLDNGPDSTLLRRELNWLLQDLIELQHRLVILSRLESGNNENPDVSVALRAPLEEMYCVWRQRIEKRRPFQYVVGCEHWRDLVLSVQEGVLIPRPETEVIIDLVEGVALNNAPELAQSFWADLGTGSGAIAIATARALATHARGDACGRVIATDLSPVAVAVATSNVQRYGLQDVVEVRKGSWFEPLKDVQGKLAGVLSNPPYIPSGDISGLQAEVGQHEPILALDGGISGTNDLLHLIDGVASMLKPGGFFAFETNGEQQCKFLVEYIENEKPGSFRDMNIVSDFAGIQRFVMGFRR, from the exons ATGTTGAAGCTAAGGTCGTCTGGTCTGAGTTGTGGAGTTTGTGCGAATTTCCGAATAACCATTCCACGTTGTTACATGAATTCAAAAACAACATCCTCCATTGATGTAAAACCCAAGGTTCCACTCTATCTAAGGCCACCTTCCTTCTCTGCCTCTCTTTCAGAGCTGACCAAATGGCATAAATGGGCTAAAAATCTGGCTTCCTCAGTTGGCTCCTCTTTTATTAACTTAGACAATGGCCCCGATTCCACTCTCCTCCGCAGAGAGCTCAACTGGCTTCTACAAGACTTGATTGAACTCCAACACCGTTTAGTAATATTGTCTCGATTGGAATCGGGTAACAATGAGAATCCAGATGTAAGCGTTGCGTTAAGAGCGCCATTGGAGGAGATGTATTGTGTTTGGAGGCAGAGGATTGAAAAGAGGAGACCTTTTCAGTATGTGGTAGGGTGTGAGCATTGGAGGGATTTGGTGTTGAGTGTGCAAGAAGGGGTTCTTATTCCTCGGCCTGAAACTGAAGTGataattgatttggttgaaggtgTGGCTTTGAACAATGCCCCAGAATTGGCACAAAGTTTTTGGGCCGATTTGGGGACGGGCAGTGGTGCTATTGCTATTGCAACTGCAAGGGCCTTAGCAACTCATGCTCGCGGCGATGCTTGTGGCAGAGTCATTGCTACTGATTTAAGTCCGGTGGCAGTTGCTGTGGCCACTTCTAATGTGCAAAGATATGGTCTACAG GATGTGGTTGAGGTGAGGAAAGGATCTTGGTTTGAACCATTGAAAGATGTTCAAGGTAAACTTGCTGGTGTTTTGAGTAACCCACCGTACATACCAAGTGGTGACATATCTGGCCTACAAGCTGAAGTTGGTCAACATGAACCAATACTTGCATTAGATGGTGGTATTAGTGGAACCAATGATCTTCTTCATCTCATTGATGGAGTTGCCTCCATGTTGAAACCTGGAGGTTTTTTCGCTTTCGAG ACAAATGGAGAACAGCAGTGCAAGTTTCTTGTGGAATACATTGAGAATGAGAAGCCAGGCAGCTTTCGTGATATGAACATAGTATCTGATTTTGCTGGTATCCAACGTTTTGTGATGGGATTTCGTCGATGA
- the LOC108453085 gene encoding molybdopterin biosynthesis protein CNX1 — protein sequence MIPVDEALQIVLSVAQKLPPATVPLHQALGKVLAQDIVAPDPLPPYPASIKDGYAVIASDGPGEYPVIVESRAGNDGLGVTVTPGTVAYVTTGGPIPDGADAVVQVEDTEQVKASSEAKHVKILVQTSKGVDIRQVGCDIQKEAVVLNSGERIGASEVGLLATVGVTMVKVQPTPTIAVLSTGDELVEPTVGSLSRGKIRDSNRAMLLAAAAQEQCTVRDLGLVGDDKEELERVLDGAFSSGINILLTSGGVSMGDKDFVKPLLEKKGKVHFNKVCMKPGKPLTFAEICLNRAENASVNKVLAFGLPGNPVSCLVCFQLFVVPTVRLLAGWENPHLLRVEARLQQPLKADPVRPEFYRATIRWEANDGSGSAGFVAESTGHQMSSRLLSMKSANALLELPASGRVIPAGSSVSTIVISDLSGTPLSKAASSYDSSSSSTPHKSVPNEIMGDRSQDVQFKVAVLTVSDTVASGAGPDRSGPRAVSVVNSSSEKLGGAKVVATGVVSDDVGKIKEVLQRWSDIDKLDLILTLGGTGFTPRDVTPEATKEVIEKETPGLLYVMMQESLKVTPFAMLSRSAAGIRGSTLIINMPGNPNAVAECMEALLPALKHALKQVKGDKREKHPRHIPHEHATPVDTWERSHKLASAGSVKPSCPCSH from the exons ATGATACCAGTCGACGAAGCTCTTCAGATTGTGCTCAGCGTTGCCCAGAAACTGCCACCTGCCACCGTCCCACTTCACCAAGCTCTTGGAAAAGTTTTGGCTCAAGATATCGTTGCTCCGGACCCTTTGCCTCCTTATCCAGCCTCAATCAAG GATGGTTATGCTGTGATTGCTTCGGATGGTCCTGGTGAGTATCCTGTAATAGTTGAATCAAGAGCTGGAAATGATGGCCTTGGTGTTACAGTGACTCCTGGAACTGTTGCATATGTCACAACTGGAG GACCAATACCCGATGGTGCTGATGCAGTTGTCCAAGTTGAGGACACTGAACAGGTTAAAGCTTCTTCTGAAGCAAAGCATGTAAAGATATTGGTGCAAACTAGTAAAGGTGTTGATATTCGTCAAGTG GGATGCGACATTCAGAAAGAAGCAGTAGTTCTAAACTCTGGAGAAAGAATAGGTGCTTCAGAAGTGGGACTGCTTGCTACAGTTGGTGTTACTATGGTGAAG GTGCAGCCTACACCAACGATTGCTGTACTTTCTACTGGAGATGAACTTGTAGAGCCCACAGTAGGGTCCCTAAGTCGTGGCAAG ATTAGGGATTCCAACCGTGCAATGTTATTGGCAGCTGCAGCACAGGAACAATGCACAGTGCGTGACCTTGGTCTTGTTGGAGATGACAAAGAAGAACTTGAGAGGGTCTTGGACGGTGCTTTTTCTTCAGGGATTAATATTCTTCTGACTTCTGGGGGCGTTTCCATGGGAGATAAGGATTTTGTGAAGCCACTGCTTGAAAAGAAGGGGAAAGTGCACTTCAACAAG GTTTGCATGAAACCAGGGAAACCATTGACATTTGCAGAGATATGTTTAAACCGGGCGGAGAATGCATCAGTGAACAAAGTTCTTGCATTTGGTTTACCAGGGAATCCAGTTAGCTGTCTAGTTTGTTTCCAACTCTTTGTGGTCCCTACTGTACGTCTCCTAGCAGGATGGGAAAATCCACATCTTTTGAG AGTGGAAGCTCGACTTCAACAACCATTAAAGGCAGATCCAGTTCGGCCAGAATTTTATCGTGCTACTATCAGATGGGAGGCTAATGATGGATCGGGGAGTGCCGG ATTTGTCGCTGAGAGCACTGGCCACCAAATGAGTAGTCGGCTTCTGAGTATGAAGTCAGCTAATGCTTTGCTCGAGTTGCCAGCTTCAGGGAGAGTTATTCCTGCTGGAAGTTCTGTCTCAACCATTGTTATTTCTGATTTAAGTGGTACCCCATTGAGCAAGGCTGCATCATCATATGATTCAAGTTCAAGTAGTACGCCACATAAAAGTGTTCCAAATGAAATAATGGGAGATAGATCTCAGGATGTGCAGTTCAAAGTAGCTGTTCTTACAGTGAGTGATACTGTTGCATCAGGTGCTGGCCCTGATCGAAG TGGGCCAAGGGCAGTATCTGTTGTGAATTCCTCATCGGAAAAGTTAGGAGGTGCAAAGGTAGTTGCTACAGGTGTGGTTTCAGATGATGTGGGAAAGATCAAGGAAGTTTTGCAGAGATGGAGTGATATTGATAAGCTGGATCTTATCCTTACACTTG GTGGCACCGGATTCACTCCAAGAGATGTGACCCCTGAAGCAACTAAAGAGGTGATTGAAAAAGAAACACCTGGTCTTTTGTATGTCATGATGCAAGAGAGTTTAAAG GTAACACCATTTGCTATGCTCTCACGCTCAGCAGCAGGCATAAGAGGGTCAACATTG ATCATCAACATGCCCGGGAATCCAAATGCAGTCGCAGAATGCATGGAGGCATTGTTGCCTGCCCTTAAGCATGCACTAAAGCAGGTAAAGGgtgacaaaagagagaaacatcCCCGGCACATCCCTCATGAACATGCTACACCAGTGGATACCTGGGAGCGCAGCCATAAGTTGGCCTCTGCTGGTAGTGTCAAACCCAGTTGTCCTTGTTCCCATTAA